In Kogia breviceps isolate mKogBre1 chromosome 7, mKogBre1 haplotype 1, whole genome shotgun sequence, a single window of DNA contains:
- the POU2AF3 gene encoding POU class 2 homeobox associating factor 3 produces MPAPEREGVGRDGKRSERERILRREEEKMESRKGEKGGEGEKAEEKDGGGEGVLRPGPFTVVSLASPSPTQGQGWPNPPARCLPQGWLPDQGHVEVRGSPEATSALVEKEGTQNFHWQKPKVYQGVRVKITVKELLQQRRAHQAASRGTLSGGNSVHLSDPVPPSSAGQYFEPEPIPSTPNYFQPREFSSCVSCEENPGFLDQIFDSYLQTETHPDPSPNSMQSTPHYFPDSFQAAPFCFNQSLTPGWPSDSSTLSGSLDYSYSPAQLPSYAPENYNSPPSLDTRNCGYPSEDYSYPHLPSHTQYNCFSSATASVCCCASCEAEHLDTFRASECFSYPSTDYVNFSPSAAASGDFCRRETKWDICYS; encoded by the exons ATGCCTGCCCCagaaagggagggggtggggagagacggGAAGAGGAGCGAGCGGGAGCGGATActaaggagggaggaggaaaagatgGAGAGCAGGAAAGGCgagaaagggggtgagggagagaaggcagaagaaaaagacgggggcggggagggagttCTCAGGCCTGGTCCCTTTACTGTGGTCAGTCTGGCGAGTCCCTCACCGACCCAAGGACAAGGCTGGCCAAACCCACCTGCCCGCTGCTTGCCCCAGGGCTGGCTTCCAGACCAAGGGCACGTAGAGGTCAGAGGCTCCCCAGAAGCCACGTCTGCCCTGGTGGAGAAGGAAGGGACTCAGAACTTCCACTGGC AAAAACCTAAGGTGTATCAAGGTGTCCGGGTGAAGATCACAGTGAAGGAGCTGCTGCAGCAGAGGAGGGCACACCAGGCAGCCTCGAGGGGAACC CTGTCCGGAGGCAACAGTGTCCACCTTTCAGACCCAGTCCCACCATCTTCTGCAG gACAGTATTTTGAGCCTGAACCAATTCCTTCCACGCCCAATTATTTCCAACCCCGAGAATTTTCCAGTTGTGTTTCTTGTGAAGAAAATCCAGGTTTCCTCGACCAGATATTTGATTCCTACCTTCAGACAGAGACACACCCGGACCCTTCGCCCAATTCCATGCAAAGTACTCCACACTATTTCCCAGACAGCTTCCAGGCTGCCCCTTTCTGCTTTAACCAGAGCCTG ACCCCAGGATGGCCTTCGGATTCCTCCACTCTCTCTGGTTCCTTAGACTACAGCTACTCTCCTGCTCAGCTACCTTCATATGCTCCGGAGAATTACAACTCTCCCCCTTCCCTGGACACCAGAAACTGTGGCTACCCCTCGGAAGACTACTCCTACCCTCACCTGCCCTCACACACCCAGTACAACTGCTTCTCCTCTGCCACCGCCTCTGTCTGCTGCTGTGCGTCCTGCGAGGCAGAACACTTGGACACCTTCAGAGCTTCAGAGTGTTTTTCTTACCCCAGCACAGACTATGTGAACTTCAGTCCCTCAGCAGCAGCAAGCGGTGATTTCTGTAGGAGGGAAACAAAGTGGGACATCTGCTATAGTTAA